The following are encoded together in the Salvelinus sp. IW2-2015 unplaced genomic scaffold, ASM291031v2 Un_scaffold3512, whole genome shotgun sequence genome:
- the LOC139025894 gene encoding repetitive organellar protein-like, producing the protein MHSVHYKKLNIGVATATSDVLSTKEETEDKKRKLTKEEEILQNSVKDYNEKLGGVQSDLDEVNTNIINVDTELRELVESIASRNKTFGIEAAVVPFLGIIIDAMQRVINDPGDSAAIELTKNKMNQLQQDKTRLSKKEWEAQTELMKLQMKINKASFDLGSVPDPVHLAEVQTCLTRIQKILLQLKSFWEKIRVMVTNLKQKTFAGEDLIDVLSDFKEEFLDSLQVAEEAWNTFRGRCQNVMVMFSVQSKDAYNFLETSPSSLTQEEWQEMYDGVTAKLYSFYPALKAKQAIEDQQVAESN; encoded by the exons ATGCATTCTGTTCA CTATAAGAAACTCAACATTGGGGTGGCGACCGCTACCAGCGATGTTCTTTCCACCAAAGAAGAAACAGAGGACAAGAAGAGAAAGCTGACCAAGGAAGAGGAGATCCTGCAGAATAGTGTAAAGGACTACAATGAGAAGCTAGGAGGGGTCCAGTCAGATCTGGATGAGGTCAATACAAATATCATCAATGTTGATACAGAGTTGCGTGAGTTGGTTGAGAGCATTGCCAGTAGAAACAAGACGTTTGGCATAGAGGCTGCCGTGGTTCCCTTCCTAGGAATCATCATCGATGCTATGCAGAGGGTAATCAATGACCCTGGAGATAGTGCCGCCATTGAGTTGACCAAGAACAAGATGAATCAGCTTCAGCAGGACAAGACCCGTTTGAgtaagaaagagtgggaggcccaaACGGAGCTGATGAAGTTGCAGATGAAGATTAACAAAGCCTCATTTGACCTGG GTTCTGTTCCTGATCCTGTCCATCTGGCTGAGGTTCAGACCTGCCTGACCCGGATCCAGAAGATTCTGCTGCAACTCAAAAGCTTCTGGGAGAAGATCAGAGTGATGGTGACCAATCTGAAGCAGAAGACCTTCGCTGGGGAAGACCTGATTGATGTTCTCTCAGATTTTAAGGAGGAGTTCTTGGATTCCTTGCAAGTAGCTGAAGAG GCTTGGAACACGTTCAGAGGGAGATGCCAGAACGTCATGGTCATGTTTAGTGTCCAGTCGAAGGATGCCTACAACTTCCTGGAGACCAGCCCATCCTCTCTCACCCAGGAAGAGTGGCAGGAAATGTATGATGGTGTGACAGCCAAACTGTACTCCTTCTACCCTGCCCTCAAGGCCAAGCAGGCCATTGAGGACCAGCAGGTTGCAGAGAGTAACTAA